A genome region from Halorussus pelagicus includes the following:
- the artA gene encoding archaeosortase A, protein MTSALTDGLAWLAVGLFAAAAALDWYDGDRGRGRARYLGSAAWAVFGVFWLVLFPHFAFEQKSFIEGALSLVALPACLYAAYLLLQGRETLFLLSRAVAFMGLIYMPFTMFPPGKEWLIETVTWQGEFVMQALGYEFEVLQREGSIRGAYFFDTPEDGEFTIRVLLACTGIGSMAIFGGLIAAVRAPLRRKLRAFAVAIPVIWALNLARVVFIALAFSQQWLQIFVDPTMALIGYENPNMVSYFISDRVLAQGLSVVALVGIAWAVAREVPELLTVGEDVLYIVTGDEYDLHEAVGTERSIATDGKGE, encoded by the coding sequence GTGACCTCCGCGTTGACAGACGGACTCGCGTGGCTCGCGGTTGGCCTCTTCGCCGCGGCGGCCGCGCTCGACTGGTACGACGGCGACCGCGGACGCGGCCGGGCGCGCTACCTCGGGTCGGCGGCGTGGGCCGTCTTCGGCGTCTTCTGGCTCGTCCTCTTCCCGCACTTCGCGTTCGAGCAGAAGAGTTTCATCGAGGGCGCGCTGAGTCTCGTCGCGCTCCCCGCGTGTCTCTACGCGGCCTACCTGCTCTTGCAGGGTCGGGAAACGCTCTTTTTGCTCTCGCGGGCCGTCGCGTTCATGGGTCTCATCTACATGCCGTTCACCATGTTTCCGCCGGGCAAGGAGTGGCTCATCGAGACGGTGACGTGGCAGGGCGAGTTCGTGATGCAGGCGCTGGGTTACGAGTTCGAGGTCCTCCAGCGCGAAGGGTCGATTCGGGGTGCATACTTCTTCGACACGCCCGAGGACGGCGAGTTCACGATTCGGGTCCTGCTCGCGTGTACCGGAATCGGGAGCATGGCCATCTTCGGCGGCCTCATCGCCGCGGTGCGGGCACCGCTCCGGCGAAAATTGCGGGCCTTCGCCGTCGCAATCCCGGTCATTTGGGCGCTGAATCTCGCCCGTGTGGTCTTCATCGCGCTGGCGTTCAGCCAGCAGTGGCTCCAGATATTCGTCGATCCGACGATGGCGCTGATCGGCTATGAAAACCCGAACATGGTGTCGTACTTCATCTCCGACCGCGTGCTCGCCCAGGGTCTCTCGGTGGTCGCGCTCGTGGGCATCGCGTGGGCGGTCGCGCGCGAGGTGCCCGAACTGCTGACCGTCGGTGAGGACGTGCTCTACATCGTGACCGGCGACGAGTACGACCTCCACGAGGCCGTCGGCACCGAGCGGTCCATCGCCACTGACGGCAAGGGCGAGTAA
- the dph5 gene encoding diphthine synthase, translating to MLTFVGLGLYDERSVTVEGRDAIRDADRVFAEFYTSKLLGATIEDLEHYHDTDIEVRDRAGVEQDPEAILRAGADGDAVFLTAGDTMISTTHVDLRLRAEERGVDTRVVHAPTAESAASGLTGLQNYRFGKATTLPFDYAHGAEGVPASVTDAIDENRERGLHTLVYLDIKARNDEYMTADHAADLLVEEYPDLLAVVVARAGSPDPLVTADRLSELAKRDFGDPLHLLVVPGDLHHIETDALRELAGAPPELVEVE from the coding sequence ATGCTCACATTCGTCGGTCTCGGTCTCTACGACGAGCGCTCAGTAACCGTCGAGGGCCGCGACGCGATACGCGACGCCGACCGCGTCTTCGCCGAGTTCTACACCAGCAAACTCCTCGGGGCGACCATCGAGGACCTCGAACACTACCACGACACCGACATCGAGGTCCGGGACCGCGCGGGCGTCGAGCAGGACCCCGAAGCTATTCTTCGTGCGGGTGCCGACGGCGACGCGGTCTTTCTCACGGCGGGCGACACCATGATTTCGACCACGCACGTTGACCTCCGCCTCCGGGCCGAGGAGCGGGGCGTCGATACTCGCGTCGTCCACGCGCCGACCGCCGAATCCGCCGCCAGCGGCCTGACTGGTCTCCAGAACTACCGGTTCGGCAAAGCGACGACGCTCCCCTTCGACTACGCCCACGGTGCCGAGGGCGTCCCCGCGAGCGTCACCGACGCTATCGACGAGAACCGCGAGCGGGGTCTCCACACGCTGGTCTATCTCGATATCAAAGCCCGTAACGACGAGTACATGACCGCCGACCACGCCGCCGACCTGCTCGTCGAGGAGTATCCCGACCTACTGGCGGTCGTGGTCGCGCGCGCCGGAAGTCCGGACCCGCTCGTGACTGCCGACCGCCTCTCGGAACTCGCAAAACGAGATTTCGGCGACCCGCTCCACCTGCTCGTGGTGCCGGGCGACCTCCATCACATCGAGACCGACGCGCTCCGCGAACTCGCCGGTGCTCCGCCGGAACTGGTCGAAGTCGAATAA
- a CDS encoding cation:proton antiporter → MGAYEAALLVAGIAIFGAVVLPRVLSDKPMSFPLIYVVAGALLFSLPLGVEIPDPVEHGDLAERLTEFVVIIALTGAGLKLDRPFEWQAWSNTWRLLAITMPLTILATALLGWGVLGTLVSTAVLLGAVVAPTDPVLASDVQATPPTEEMDEEIDPKKQEGEVRFALTSEAGLNDGLAFPFTHLAIAIAAAAGASSLDWLGEWFLMHFLYEIAVGVVMGYLAGQVLARVIFSESVTTQLGKVMEGAEALAVTLITYGATELVHGYGFIAVFVAAVELRHYEWEHEYYTALHDYAVMIERIVMATVLVLFGGAIAGGLLAPLTLLDIVVGLTLIFVVRPVAGVIGMLGSSLPWSERLVVSAFGIRGIGSFYYLAFALNEASFGEIELLVAADKLWALLGFVVLASIVIHGISANYVMDALDRRRPDERTPSETSEADAS, encoded by the coding sequence ATGGGCGCTTACGAAGCCGCGTTGCTCGTCGCCGGTATTGCAATCTTCGGTGCTGTGGTCCTGCCGCGGGTCCTCTCGGACAAGCCGATGTCGTTTCCGCTGATATACGTCGTCGCCGGAGCGCTGCTGTTCTCGCTCCCGCTCGGGGTCGAGATACCCGACCCGGTCGAACACGGGGACCTCGCCGAACGACTCACCGAGTTCGTCGTGATAATCGCGCTGACTGGGGCGGGACTGAAACTCGACCGTCCGTTCGAGTGGCAGGCGTGGTCGAACACATGGCGTCTCCTCGCCATCACGATGCCGCTGACGATACTCGCTACCGCGCTTCTCGGGTGGGGTGTGTTGGGAACGCTCGTGTCCACTGCCGTCCTCCTCGGGGCTGTCGTCGCACCCACCGACCCGGTGCTGGCTTCCGACGTGCAGGCGACGCCGCCGACCGAAGAGATGGACGAGGAGATCGACCCCAAGAAACAGGAGGGTGAAGTCAGGTTCGCGCTCACCTCGGAGGCAGGTCTCAACGACGGACTGGCCTTCCCGTTCACCCATCTCGCTATCGCTATCGCGGCGGCCGCCGGAGCGTCCTCGCTCGATTGGCTCGGAGAGTGGTTCCTCATGCATTTCCTCTACGAAATCGCGGTCGGCGTCGTGATGGGGTATCTCGCCGGACAGGTGCTTGCGCGGGTCATCTTCAGCGAGAGCGTCACGACCCAACTGGGCAAGGTCATGGAGGGCGCGGAGGCGCTGGCGGTCACGCTCATCACGTACGGCGCGACCGAACTCGTCCACGGCTACGGCTTCATCGCGGTGTTTGTCGCCGCGGTCGAACTCCGCCACTACGAGTGGGAACACGAGTATTACACCGCCCTGCACGACTACGCGGTGATGATCGAGCGAATCGTGATGGCGACGGTGTTGGTGCTGTTCGGCGGAGCCATCGCCGGGGGGTTGCTGGCTCCGCTGACCCTGCTTGATATCGTCGTCGGTCTCACGCTCATCTTCGTCGTCCGTCCGGTCGCCGGAGTCATCGGCATGCTCGGCTCGTCGCTGCCGTGGAGCGAGCGACTCGTCGTCTCCGCCTTTGGGATTCGCGGTATCGGTTCGTTCTACTATCTGGCGTTCGCGCTCAACGAGGCGTCGTTCGGCGAGATAGAACTGCTCGTCGCGGCCGACAAGCTCTGGGCGCTGCTCGGGTTCGTCGTCCTCGCGTCCATCGTTATCCACGGGATTTCGGCGAACTACGTGATGGACGCGCTCGACCGTAGGCGACCTGACGAGCGCACGCCCTCGGAGACTTCGGAGGCCGACGCCTCGTAG
- a CDS encoding class I SAM-dependent methyltransferase, with protein sequence MEVPCVRVERERGEETRQRLADDGLLAAEFEIEVEDGYLYLPVTDDEAVPEDMAIVSRAVGDRETPDTPADLLGFEPTYERLGDIVILDEDDPDTAREIADAVMVSDIPVETVVNRASKVKGELRVRDWEVLVGESTETVHREYGCEYLLDVAEVYFSPRLATERHRVAEQVDSGERAFDMFAGVGPFVVPFAKRDAEVVGVDLNERAVEYLHENARRNDVEERVTATQGDVRDVAGDYADWADRAVMNLPHSADEFLDAAVELAGDDCVLHYYDIQHEDDPFGPGEAAIRAAAEPEYEVEVETRHVVRSYAPHELNVCLDVRLSR encoded by the coding sequence ATGGAAGTGCCGTGCGTTCGCGTCGAGCGTGAACGAGGCGAGGAGACCCGCCAGCGGTTGGCCGACGACGGACTGCTCGCCGCCGAGTTCGAAATCGAGGTCGAGGACGGCTATCTCTACCTGCCGGTGACCGACGACGAGGCGGTGCCCGAGGATATGGCAATCGTCTCGCGCGCTGTCGGCGACCGAGAGACGCCGGACACGCCCGCGGACCTGCTCGGCTTCGAACCCACCTACGAACGACTCGGCGACATCGTGATTCTGGACGAGGACGACCCCGATACCGCCCGCGAAATCGCCGACGCCGTGATGGTCTCGGACATCCCCGTCGAGACGGTCGTCAATCGCGCCTCGAAGGTGAAAGGCGAGTTGCGTGTCCGCGACTGGGAGGTGTTGGTCGGCGAGAGCACGGAGACGGTCCACCGCGAGTACGGCTGTGAGTACCTGCTCGACGTGGCCGAGGTCTACTTCTCGCCGCGACTGGCCACCGAGCGCCACCGCGTCGCCGAGCAGGTGGACTCCGGCGAGCGCGCCTTCGACATGTTCGCCGGGGTCGGTCCCTTCGTCGTCCCCTTCGCTAAGCGCGACGCGGAGGTCGTCGGCGTCGATCTGAACGAGCGCGCGGTCGAATACCTCCACGAGAACGCGCGCCGAAACGACGTGGAAGAGCGCGTGACCGCGACTCAAGGAGACGTGAGGGACGTGGCTGGCGACTACGCCGACTGGGCCGACCGCGCGGTGATGAATCTGCCCCACAGCGCCGACGAGTTCCTCGACGCGGCGGTCGAACTTGCTGGCGACGACTGCGTTCTCCACTACTACGACATCCAGCACGAGGACGACCCCTTCGGGCCGGGCGAGGCCGCGATTCGGGCCGCCGCGGAACCCGAGTACGAGGTCGAAGTCGAGACACGCCACGTCGTCCGGTCGTACGCGCCCCACGAACTCAACGTCTGTCTCGACGTGCGACTGTCTCGCTAA
- a CDS encoding saccharopine dehydrogenase family protein, translating into MTDELLVYGSYGYTGALVAQSALERGLTPVLSGRSAEKVEAQATDLGLDHRVFSLQHPEVVERQVAGFSAVLNCAGPVSETAEPLYSACLNAGTDYLDITGELDVLEAVAGRADEAEATDVTLLPAVGFDVVPTDCLAGYLANALPSATRLTLAIDGMGTLSSGTAKSIAEGLARPGAVREDGRIRSVPSAWKTRRLDFGRGPKPAVTIPWGDVSSAYHTTGIPNIETYATVPEYAATVMANTRPLAPLLGSRPVRSALKAVVDRVVSGPTTEERARNSARVWGEVEDDDGRRFAARMRTPDPYSLTARTAVEAARRVVSNEVKAGFHTPASAFGPEFALAFDGVEREDVRGVSEVERSVEG; encoded by the coding sequence ATGACCGACGAACTGCTCGTCTACGGGTCGTACGGATACACGGGCGCGCTCGTCGCCCAGAGCGCGCTGGAGCGGGGGCTGACACCGGTCCTCTCGGGTCGGTCGGCCGAGAAAGTCGAGGCGCAGGCGACCGACCTCGGTCTCGACCACCGCGTGTTTAGCCTCCAACATCCCGAGGTCGTCGAGCGACAGGTTGCGGGGTTCTCGGCGGTGTTGAACTGCGCGGGTCCGGTCTCGGAGACCGCCGAACCGCTCTACTCGGCGTGTCTGAACGCGGGCACCGACTACCTCGACATCACGGGTGAACTCGACGTGCTGGAGGCCGTCGCGGGGCGCGCCGACGAGGCCGAGGCGACCGACGTAACCCTGCTCCCGGCGGTCGGTTTCGACGTGGTGCCGACCGACTGTCTCGCTGGCTATCTCGCCAACGCGCTCCCGTCGGCGACGCGACTCACGCTCGCCATCGACGGGATGGGGACGCTCTCGTCCGGCACCGCCAAGTCCATCGCGGAGGGACTGGCCCGGCCGGGCGCGGTGCGCGAGGACGGGCGGATTCGGTCGGTTCCCTCGGCGTGGAAGACCCGCCGCCTCGACTTCGGCCGCGGTCCCAAGCCCGCGGTGACGATTCCGTGGGGCGACGTGTCGTCGGCCTACCACACCACCGGAATTCCGAACATCGAGACCTACGCCACGGTCCCGGAGTATGCCGCGACGGTGATGGCCAATACCCGACCGCTCGCGCCGCTGTTGGGGTCGCGGCCAGTCCGGAGCGCGCTGAAGGCCGTCGTTGACAGGGTGGTCTCGGGACCCACCACCGAGGAGCGCGCCCGGAACTCGGCCCGCGTCTGGGGCGAGGTCGAGGACGACGACGGCAGGCGCTTCGCGGCCAGAATGCGAACGCCCGACCCCTACAGCCTGACCGCCCGGACCGCGGTCGAGGCCGCCCGGCGGGTCGTCTCCAACGAGGTCAAGGCGGGGTTCCACACACCGGCGTCGGCGTTCGGCCCGGAGTTCGCACTGGCGTTCGACGGCGTGGAGCGCGAGGACGTGCGGGGGGTTTCGGAGGTTGAGCGGAGCGTGGAGGGTTGA
- a CDS encoding phytoene/squalene synthase family protein codes for MVTDRQLRRSKTIQQRTGRTFHFATRLLPERVRDPTYVVYAFFRVADEVVDGATDLPPEEQRERLERLRAEALGRKETDDDVLAAFQEVSENRGIPDEEIEIFIDAMLSDIEKNRWESYDELAEYMRGSAAAVGVMMNAVIGVEEPERAKPHAVALGEAFQLTNFLRDVREDIEDHDRIYLPGDTRDRHGVTEADIRRCNPTDGFRAAMADELRRAERKYREGVAGIEYLPEDCQFAVLYAAVLYAEHHRLIRALDYDVFSSPPEVGAFRAAWLWAKTRWHWQKSRDPVTVFRAVSAIPKAESGHASHHPEGTPQAD; via the coding sequence ATGGTCACCGACCGACAACTCCGACGGAGCAAGACGATTCAGCAGCGAACCGGCAGAACCTTCCATTTCGCTACGCGGTTGCTCCCCGAGCGGGTCCGCGACCCGACGTACGTCGTCTACGCGTTCTTCCGCGTGGCCGACGAGGTCGTGGACGGCGCGACCGACCTGCCGCCCGAGGAGCAACGCGAGCGACTCGAACGACTTCGAGCAGAGGCGCTGGGCCGGAAAGAGACCGACGACGACGTTCTCGCGGCTTTCCAAGAGGTCAGCGAGAACCGCGGGATTCCCGACGAGGAGATAGAGATATTCATCGACGCGATGCTCTCGGACATCGAGAAGAATCGCTGGGAGTCCTACGACGAACTGGCGGAGTACATGCGCGGGTCGGCCGCCGCCGTCGGCGTGATGATGAACGCCGTGATAGGCGTCGAGGAACCCGAACGAGCGAAGCCTCACGCGGTCGCGCTCGGCGAGGCGTTCCAGTTGACGAACTTCCTGCGCGACGTGCGCGAGGACATCGAGGACCACGACCGCATCTATCTCCCCGGCGACACCCGCGACCGACACGGCGTCACGGAGGCCGACATTCGGCGTTGCAACCCGACCGACGGCTTCCGGGCCGCGATGGCCGACGAACTGCGCCGCGCCGAGCGAAAGTACCGCGAGGGCGTCGCGGGCATCGAGTATCTGCCCGAGGACTGCCAGTTCGCGGTGCTATACGCCGCGGTACTCTACGCCGAGCATCACCGCCTCATCCGGGCGCTCGACTACGACGTGTTCTCGTCGCCGCCCGAAGTCGGGGCGTTTCGCGCGGCGTGGCTCTGGGCGAAGACGCGCTGGCACTGGCAGAAGTCACGGGACCCAGTTACCGTGTTTCGGGCGGTCAGCGCCATCCCGAAAGCCGAGAGCGGCCACGCGAGCCACCACCCCGAAGGGACGCCGCAGGCTGACTGA
- a CDS encoding formyltransferase family protein codes for MTRIAGLASNRGRNLMHLADRAPGGAEVGVVVTNDPDAPVLEAAEKRGIPTEVVERGDDESRRDHEERVVGALEAYDFDLVCLDGYMRILSDAFLDETPLTLNVHPSLLPSFPGMDAHRQVLDASVKATGCTVHVVTDATDDEGAVVESEVDAGPIVTQEPVPVYTDDDEADLKERVLYEGEFRAYPRAVKWFAEGRLDVDAEAGAVRVEGDEDGQFPVRKLESADRAANLRYGENPHQDAALYGDATCEEASVVDAPQLNEGAKGMGYNNYNDADAALNLVKEFDRPAAAVIKHTNPAGCATADSLAEAYERALSTDAKSAFGGIVALNRECDDATATQVIDSFKEVVVAPGYTDDALATLREKDNLRVLDVRDEETFADISETTTEKDLVGGRLVQERDLQAPTREELEVVTERDPTDDQLGSLLFAWQTIKHVKSNAILFADGTETVGVGAGQVSRVDAVEIAKMKAEKDAEGKSAEGAVMASDAFFPFPDAIEAAAEAGIEAVIQPGGSVNDDDVIEAADEHDIAMVFTGSRCFRHD; via the coding sequence ATGACTCGAATCGCTGGACTCGCCAGTAACCGCGGACGGAACCTGATGCACCTCGCCGACCGCGCCCCCGGCGGCGCGGAAGTCGGCGTCGTGGTGACCAACGACCCGGACGCGCCCGTGCTGGAAGCCGCAGAGAAGCGCGGGATTCCCACGGAAGTCGTAGAGCGAGGCGACGACGAGAGCAGACGCGATCACGAGGAGCGCGTGGTCGGCGCGCTCGAAGCATACGACTTCGACCTCGTCTGTCTCGACGGCTACATGCGCATCCTCTCGGACGCGTTCTTGGACGAGACGCCCCTGACGCTGAACGTCCACCCGTCGCTGCTGCCGTCGTTCCCCGGCATGGACGCCCACCGGCAGGTCCTTGACGCGAGCGTGAAGGCCACCGGGTGTACGGTCCACGTCGTCACCGACGCCACCGACGACGAGGGCGCGGTCGTCGAGAGCGAGGTGGACGCCGGACCCATCGTCACTCAAGAACCGGTCCCGGTCTACACAGACGACGACGAGGCGGACCTGAAAGAGCGCGTCCTCTACGAGGGCGAGTTCAGGGCCTACCCGCGCGCGGTCAAGTGGTTCGCCGAGGGCCGACTCGACGTGGACGCCGAGGCGGGCGCGGTCCGTGTCGAGGGCGACGAGGACGGCCAGTTCCCGGTCCGAAAGCTCGAATCGGCCGACCGCGCCGCGAACCTGCGCTACGGCGAGAATCCCCATCAGGACGCCGCGCTCTACGGCGACGCCACCTGCGAGGAGGCCAGCGTCGTAGACGCCCCCCAGTTGAACGAGGGCGCGAAGGGGATGGGCTACAACAACTACAACGACGCCGACGCCGCGCTGAATCTGGTCAAGGAGTTCGACCGGCCCGCCGCGGCGGTCATCAAGCACACGAACCCGGCGGGGTGTGCCACCGCCGATTCGCTTGCGGAGGCCTACGAGCGCGCGCTCTCGACGGACGCCAAGAGCGCGTTCGGCGGTATCGTCGCGCTGAACCGCGAGTGCGACGACGCGACCGCAACGCAGGTAATCGACTCGTTCAAGGAGGTCGTCGTCGCGCCGGGATACACCGACGACGCGCTGGCGACCCTCCGCGAGAAGGACAACCTGCGCGTGCTGGATGTCCGAGACGAAGAGACGTTCGCGGACATCTCGGAGACGACCACCGAGAAGGACCTCGTGGGCGGCCGACTCGTCCAGGAGCGCGACCTGCAAGCGCCGACCCGCGAGGAGTTGGAGGTCGTCACGGAGCGCGACCCCACCGACGACCAACTCGGCTCGCTGCTGTTCGCGTGGCAGACCATCAAACACGTCAAGTCCAACGCCATCCTGTTCGCCGACGGCACCGAAACCGTCGGCGTCGGGGCGGGGCAGGTCTCCCGAGTGGACGCCGTCGAGATTGCGAAGATGAAGGCCGAGAAGGACGCCGAGGGTAAGTCCGCCGAGGGCGCGGTCATGGCCAGCGACGCCTTCTTCCCCTTCCCGGACGCCATCGAGGCGGCCGCCGAGGCGGGCATCGAGGCCGTGATTCAGCCCGGCGGGTCGGTCAACGACGACGACGTAATCGAGGCCGCCGACGAACACGACATAGCGATGGTGTTCACCGGCAGTCGGTGTTTCCGGCACGACTGA
- the purB gene encoding adenylosuccinate lyase has product MNSLYAVSPLDGRYAGRTEPLREYASEAALMRARVRVEVEYLVALADLDATPLELAAADRDHLRSLYEEFDEDDADLVKRIETEGYRDYSATNHDVKAVEYFVRENLPEDTADASSWIHFALTSEDVNNLAYRLLVKGAVEDVLLPELGEIRDALGDLAREYADVPMLARTHGQPATPTTFGKEMAVFASRLGRAIGRVKEARDGLQGKLAGASGTYAAHVAAYPDVEWSAFAGEFVEGLGLERAPLTTQVNPCDDLAELFDALRGANNVLLDLDRDAWRYVSDRYLGQEVTEGETGSSTMPHKVNPIDFENSEGNLSKANSDLVFLGDYVTSSRLQRDLSDSTVKRNVGAAFAYCLLGYVKLQAGLGKVVPNEQVMREDLDDTPEIIGEAVQTILRREGHDDAYERVKDLTRGQRVTLEDFRDLFADLDVDEATREELLDLTPAGYTGVAGAMVESLGGE; this is encoded by the coding sequence ATGAACTCCCTCTACGCCGTGTCGCCGCTCGACGGCCGGTACGCCGGTCGGACCGAACCCCTGCGCGAGTACGCGAGCGAGGCCGCGCTCATGCGCGCTCGCGTGCGAGTCGAAGTCGAGTATCTGGTCGCGCTGGCCGACCTCGACGCGACCCCGCTGGAACTGGCCGCCGCGGACCGCGACCACCTGCGGAGCCTCTACGAGGAGTTCGACGAGGACGACGCCGACCTCGTCAAGCGAATCGAGACCGAGGGCTACCGCGACTACTCGGCGACCAACCACGACGTGAAGGCCGTCGAGTATTTCGTCCGCGAGAACCTGCCCGAGGACACAGCGGATGCGTCTTCGTGGATTCACTTCGCGCTGACCAGCGAGGACGTGAACAACCTCGCCTACCGCTTGCTGGTGAAGGGCGCTGTCGAGGACGTTCTCCTGCCGGAACTCGGCGAAATTCGGGACGCGCTCGGAGACCTCGCCCGCGAGTACGCGGACGTGCCCATGCTCGCGCGGACCCACGGCCAGCCAGCGACCCCGACCACCTTTGGCAAGGAGATGGCCGTCTTCGCCTCGCGCCTCGGCCGCGCCATCGGTCGCGTGAAAGAGGCCCGCGACGGACTTCAGGGCAAACTGGCTGGCGCGTCGGGCACCTACGCGGCCCACGTCGCGGCCTACCCCGACGTGGAGTGGTCCGCGTTCGCTGGGGAGTTCGTGGAGGGACTCGGTCTCGAACGGGCACCGCTCACGACGCAGGTCAACCCCTGCGACGACCTCGCGGAACTGTTCGACGCCCTGCGCGGGGCGAACAACGTCCTGCTCGACTTGGACCGCGACGCGTGGCGCTACGTCAGCGACCGCTACCTCGGTCAGGAGGTGACGGAGGGCGAAACCGGTTCCTCGACTATGCCCCACAAGGTCAACCCCATCGACTTCGAAAACAGCGAGGGGAACCTCTCGAAAGCCAACTCGGACCTCGTCTTCCTCGGCGACTACGTCACCTCGTCGCGGCTTCAGCGGGACCTCTCGGACTCCACGGTGAAGCGAAACGTCGGCGCGGCGTTCGCCTACTGCCTGCTGGGCTACGTCAAGTTGCAGGCCGGACTCGGCAAGGTCGTGCCCAACGAACAGGTCATGCGCGAGGACTTGGACGACACCCCCGAAATCATCGGCGAGGCGGTTCAGACCATCCTCCGGCGCGAGGGCCACGACGACGCCTACGAGCGCGTCAAGGACCTCACGCGCGGCCAGCGCGTGACCCTCGAAGACTTCCGTGACCTCTTTGCGGACCTCGACGTGGACGAGGCGACCCGCGAGGAACTGCTGGACCTGACGCCCGCTGGGTACACTGGCGTCGCCGGAGCGATGGTCGAGTCGCTGGGCGGGGAGTAA
- a CDS encoding HVO_A0114 family putative DNA-binding protein has protein sequence MSDSNETNQKDQKLRIESKPWESFKERALESAREFDRGEENGPRVLSFEDPERIQRLLTPRRLELLRSVMENSPGSIRQLSDRLDRNVSDVHDDVTLLEEYGIMELEQNGRAKCPVVPYDEIEIEVTLSLPNGGNSNERSPAAP, from the coding sequence ATGTCAGACAGCAACGAAACGAATCAGAAAGATCAGAAGCTCCGAATCGAATCCAAGCCGTGGGAGTCGTTCAAAGAGCGCGCACTCGAATCTGCACGGGAGTTCGACCGCGGGGAGGAGAACGGTCCTCGCGTTCTGAGCTTCGAGGACCCGGAACGGATTCAGCGCCTCTTGACGCCGCGACGACTCGAACTGCTCCGCTCGGTCATGGAGAACTCGCCCGGAAGCATCCGACAGTTGTCCGACCGACTCGACCGGAACGTCAGCGACGTTCACGACGACGTGACGCTGTTGGAAGAGTACGGAATCATGGAGCTAGAACAGAACGGTCGCGCCAAGTGCCCCGTCGTCCCGTACGACGAAATCGAGATCGAAGTCACGCTATCGCTCCCGAACGGCGGTAACTCGAACGAGCGTAGTCCCGCCGCACCGTGA
- a CDS encoding toxin-antitoxin system TumE family protein: MNLEQNPRFEFRDGSFVEVSVSRVPESEIHDLGIKYSFQFVNPDGTPILRYDNAHGVHERHEGDGEGIPIEYEGSVEAHLEQFFEEVEELQR, from the coding sequence GTGAATTTAGAACAGAATCCACGCTTCGAGTTTCGTGACGGCAGTTTCGTCGAAGTCAGCGTCTCCCGCGTTCCCGAAAGCGAAATCCATGATCTTGGAATCAAGTACTCGTTCCAGTTCGTCAATCCGGACGGAACACCCATACTGCGGTACGACAATGCCCACGGCGTTCACGAGCGACACGAGGGCGACGGCGAGGGCATACCAATCGAGTACGAGGGGAGCGTGGAAGCGCACTTGGAGCAGTTCTTCGAAGAAGTCGAAGAACTGCAGAGGTAG